GGCGATGATCGAGTGTCGCGAGAAACGAGGTGTCCAGCAGCGTGAGGTCTGCCGGGTGGTAGGTGCCGAGCCGGTTCTTGTGCCCGTCGAAATTGACGCCGGTCTTTACCCCGACGCCGGCGTCGACCAAGCCGATCAGCGTGGTCGGCACCCGGATGAACGGGGTTCCCCGGCGGTAGAGGCTGCTGACCATGCCGACGACGTCCATCAGCACGCCGCCGCCGATGGCGATGATCGGCTCGGTGCGCCGGGCGATGCCGAACCTGTCGATGTCCCGGATCACTTGTGTCGCCGTGTCACAGTTTTTCACTGTTTCGTCGGCGGGGATCGCAGTGATCGTCGCGTCGATTTCGTGATGCTTGAAGTACTTCCGGACACGGTCGCCGTAGCGCAGGTCTACGTTCTCGTCGATGACGACGATGCGGCGGCGCGCACCGGCGACCGTGCCGCCGGCGGACGCGAGGTCGGGGTGATCAGGCGCGAGAACATCGGGGCGGAAACGGATCTCGTAGGAAACAGGCTTGTCCGCGCGCACCGTCCAAGAGCTGACCCTGGGGCTGTAGGTGTACAGGCCGGGGGCGCGTGGTCCGTCGTGAACAGCAGAGGCGTAGGTCACTTAGCCAGTTATAGAGCTGGCGAGGCACCCGTGGCGATCCGTGATGCGACAGCCTTGGACCCCTTCACGTTCGGAACGCGGCGGACTGATTCCCTTTTCAGGGACCGAGTTTCGCGATGGGCTGGCCGATCGGGACCTCGTCGCCGTCCTCCGCGAGCAGTTCGAGGACGGTGCCGTCGACCTGGCTGACGATCTCCTGGGTCACCTTGTCCGTCTCGACGAGGCAGACCGGTTCGTCGGCAGCCACCGGGTCGCCCGGCTTCTTGTACCACTCCAGGATCGTGACTTCTTCGACGGTCAAGCCCCACTTGGGCACCACGATTTCACTCATGCGACGACGGTCTCCTTCGACATGACGCGGCGGACCGCGGCGACGATCTCGCTCTCCTGCGGGAAATACGCCTGTGCGAGCGACGGCGGGAATGGCACTGGTGCGAAGGGCGGCGTCACGAGTTCGGGCGCGGTGCGCAGCGACCCGAATCCTTGCGTGGCCACGATCCGGATGACGTCGCTGCCGACGCTGCCCGGGCCGGTCG
The nucleotide sequence above comes from Amycolatopsis sp. AA4. Encoded proteins:
- a CDS encoding lipoyl domain-containing protein; the protein is MSEIVVPKWGLTVEEVTILEWYKKPGDPVAADEPVCLVETDKVTQEIVSQVDGTVLELLAEDGDEVPIGQPIAKLGP